The genomic region ATGACCCGCCACCAGGCATGTCCCTTGTGCTCGGCCGGGGGAGTGCCGTGCGGACCGGGGTGCCGCGCCGTCTGCTCGCTCAGCCCCTCCAGCAGCCAGGCGCGCCAGGAACGGGAGGACCCGGCAGCCTTTTCCGGGGTGGGCTCGGCCTGGGTGCCGGTCATGCGGGGTCCCCCTGGCGGACGGTCGGACGACGGAAGGGCAACGGGCGGTGAGCGTTCCCCACATCGTCACCCGGCGCGCCGCCGGGCCCCGGCCGCCGCCCCTTCCCCGGCGTGTCCTCGGGCGGCGGCACCGCCGCCCGGTACCGGGCGCCGTCACGGCGGAGGTCCGCGGCGAGCCGCGGCGCCCGGCCCGGGTGCGTCAGCCGCGTGCCGCGCGCCGCTCGGCGACGGCAGCCGCCAGCTCGCCCAGCAGCCGTTCGGTCTCCTCCCAGCCGACGCAGGCGTCCGTCACGCTCTGTCCGTGGACCAGCGTGTCCAGCGGGCCGGGCTCCTGGCGCCCCGCCAGCAGGAAGCTCTCCAGCATCACCCCGGCGATCCCCTGCTCGCCCGCGGCCACCCGGGCGGCGATCTCCCGTACGACCTCGGCCTGACGCACATGGTCCTTGCCGCTGTTGGCGTGGCTGGCATCCACCACCAGCCGGCCGGGCATGCCCGCGGCGTCCAGCAGCGCGAGCGCCTCGCGGACGTCCTGCGGACCGTAGTTGGGGCCGCCGCGGCCCCCGCGCAGAATCACGTGGCAGTCGGGGTTGCCGGACGTCGAGACGACCGAGCCGTGGCCGTCGCCGTCGATCCCGAAGAACACATGACTGCCCGCGGCGGTGCGACAGCCGTCGACCGCGGACTGCACGTCTCCGTCCGTGGCGTTCTTGAACCCGACCGGCATCGACACCCCCGAGGCCAGCTGCCGGTGCACCTGGCTCTCCGGCGTTCGCGCACCGATGGCGCCCCAGGTCACCGCGTCGGCGATGTACTGCGGACTCGTCGGCTCCAGGAATTCGCAGCCGACCGGAAGCCCCGTGTCGAGTACGTCCAGCAGCACCTGACGGGCGAGGCGCAGCCCCCGCTGCACGTCGTGCGTGCCGTCCAGACCGGGGTCGTTGATGAGTCCCTTCCAGCCCAGCGTCGTCCGCGGCTTCTCGAAGTAGACGCGCATCACGACGCAGAGCTCACCGCGGAGCGGAGCAGTGGCCGCGGCCAGCAGCCGCGCGTACTCCAGGGCCGCGGCGGGGTCGTGGACGGAGCAGGGCCCCACGACGAGCAGGAGCCGGTCGTCCGCTCCGGTGAGCACGTCCCGTACCTCACGCCTGCTCTCGCGGACCAGCGCCACGCGCTCGGCGCCGAGGGGGAGTTCGTCCCGCAGCGCGGAGGGTGGGACGAGCCGCTGGAAGTCGGTGACCCGGAGGTCGCCGGTGTCGGACGTGCCGGTGGACGAGGCGGCGGTGGTGGCGGTGTGCATGGTGCTTCCCGTTTCTGCTGCGGCGGGAGGCCGTCGGCAGTGACGTGTGTGTCACCCGGTACCAGCCCGCCTGTACGACGAAAGGCAGAGACGGATGCGTCTCTGCCTTGCTGGCTCCGGGTGATCGGTGGGTCAGCGCACGTGACCTCCGGCTCCACCCGGAGCCGGCTCATAGCGCCAATACCAACAGTTCACTGCGGACATGGGAGAGACCGTAGCAGAGCGTGCGGACAGCCCGGCAACCCGTCCGGGCGGTCGGTGCCGGAGGACACCTGCGCCTGATGGGCGACGGAAGAGCCGGTCACCCGGTAGCGGGCGGGGCCGTGCGGCGGCCGGTGATCCGGGCCAGCCGCCGGTAGGAGTCCAGCATCGCCGTCCGGTCGTACGTACTGGTCGTCACCAGGAACTCGTCGGCACCGCTGCGCCCGAGGACCTTTTCCAGCCCGTCGGCCACCTCGTCCTCGGTGCCGTGCAGCTGACCGCGCTGGGCCTTCTCGAAGAGCGCCCGTTCCCGCGCGGTCATCCGCCGGCCCGCGATCTGCTCGGCAGGGGCGAGCGGGGGAAACGCGCCGTGCGTACGGGAGTAGGCGGTCGACCACGCCTCGGGCAGCAGGATCCGCCGGGCCTCCTCCGTGGAGGAGGCCACGGCAACGGTGCCGGAGAGCACGACGTACGGCCGCTCGCTCCACGCGGAGGGCCGGAAGGCGTCCCGGTAGCCGTCGACGGCGCGCAGCATCTCGTCCTCGCCCCGCACGGCGGCGATCACCAGCGGCAACCCGGCAGCAGCCGCCACCTGGGCGCCCGCGCCCGTCGCCAGAATGAATGCGGGCAGGTGCAGCCCCTCTGCGGGGTGGGCGTGGACCTGCGGGTGCACGTCCTGCGTGCCGGAGAAATAGCCCAGCAGTTCGGCCACTTGGGCGGCGAAGTGCTCGGCGTCGCCGCGGTCGTGGCCCAGAGCCTTGCGGATGCCGTCGGTGAATCCGACCGACCGCCCCAGGCCCATGTCGATCCGGCCGGGGAAGAGCGACTCCAGCACCCCGAACTGCTCGGCGACGACGAGGGGCTGGTGGTTGGGCAGCATCACCCCGCCCGTACCGACCCGGATCGTCGAGGTGGCGGCGGCGACCGCGGCGGCCAGGACAGTGGGTGCCGAGCCCGCGACGCCCGGCACGCTGTGATGCTCCGAGACCCAGAACCGGTGGTAGCCGAGCGACTCCGCCTGCTGGGCGAAGCGCACCGTGTCGCGCAGCGCCTGCGGGGCGTCGTGCCCCTCGCGGGTGCGGGACCGGTCGAGTACGGAGAACCGGGTCGAGGAGATCACAGAGCTCACGCAGGGTTCAACGCGCGGAGAGCGCGGGCATTCCCCGGCCCGGTCCGGTGCACCCCGGCCGGGGCGGGGGGCCGAGCGGCGCGGGGGGCCAAGGGCCGGTCACTCGCTGTCCTCCAGCCGGAAGCCGACCTTCAGGCCGACCTGGTAGTGCTCGACCTGGCCGTCCACGATCTGGCCGCGCACCTGGGTGACCTCGAACCAGTCGAGGCTCCTGAGCGTTCGGGACGCCCGTCCCAGACCGTTGCGGATGGCCTGGTCGATGCCTTCGTGCGAGGTGCCGACGATCTCCGTCACCCGGTAGGTGTTTCCCGACATGCGCGTCACACTCCTTTGGTCGCCCCACTCCACCGTCCCCCACCCGGCGCGGCTCCGCGAGGCGACCCAGGAGCCTCATGAACATCAGGAATCGCAAGAGTGTGCGTTCAGTGACTTGACCGCGACGAATGGTCTGTACCAAAATCCAGCCAACCCGTTCAAGCCGTCAGTGCTTCCCCCACGTCGGGTCATGAACTGTCGTGTCCTTACGTCAGAGGTGACCTCCGTGAAGAACCGTCTCGGTCTGTGCTGCACCGTCCTGCTCACCGCCACCGCCCTCAGCGGCTGCGGCTATCTGCCGGGCACCGGCGGTGACACCAGCACGGTCACTGTCTGGCTGATGAAGGGCAGCGCGTCCGACGGCTTCATCCATGACTTCACCCAGCAGTTCGAGAGCGAGCACAAGGACATCAAGCTGGATGTCCGGATCCAGGAGTGGGGCGGCATCGGGGCCAAGGTCACCGCGGCGCTCCAGTCCGGTGACGGCCCCGACCTGATCGAGGTCGGCAACACCCAGGTCGCGATGTACGCGCAGAGCGGCGGTCTGCGCGATCTCACCCTCGAAGCCGTCCGCGACCTCGGAAGCAAGGACTGGCTGCCGGGTCTCGCCGATCCCGGAAGCATCAACGGCGCGCAGTTCGGCATCCCCTGGTACGCCGCCAACCGCGTCGTCATCTACAACAAGGACCTGTTCAAGGACGCCGGGATCACCAAGCCGCCCAGGACCCGCGCGGAGTGGATCCACGACACCGGGCTGCTCAACCAGGGCGGTCGGCAGGGCATCTACCTGGCAGGGCAGGACTGGTACACCCTCTCCGGCTTCATCTGGGACGAGGGCGGCGAACTGGCCGAGGAAGCGGGCGGGAACTACACCGGCGTCCTCGACAGCCCGGCCGCCCTCCGGGCGATGTCCTTCTACAAGGAACTGCAGTCCCTCGGCGACGGGCCGAGGAACGCGGACGAGGCCCACCCGCAGCAGGCCGACGTGTTCGCGGGTGGCGATGTCGCCCAGATCGTCGCGGTGCCCGGCACCGCCCAGACCATCCTGAAGAAGAATCCGGAACTCAAGGGCAAGCTCGGCTTCTTCCCGATTCCGGGGAAGACGGCCGCCAGACCGGCGGCGGTGTTCACCGGCGGATCGGACCTGATCATCCCCGACAAGGCCCATGACGGTGACGCTGCGGTCAAGGTCGTCGAAGCCCTGGCCGGAAAGAAGTGGCAGACCGAACTCGCCCGGACCATGAGCTACGTCCCCAACAAGGCCGGCCTCGCCGGTGTGGTGCAGGGCGAGGAGGGCACCGCCGCGATGGCCGCGGGCGCCGCGCACGGCAGGGCCACCCCGAACTCGCCGCGCTGGGCGGCGGTCGAGGCGGACAACCCGATCAAGCCCTACATGACGGAGGTCCTCACCGGCCAGGACCCCGAGGCGGCTGCGAAGAAGGCATCGAAGCGGCTCACGGACGAGTTGGTGGACCGCTGAGCGACGTGGCTCACGGACGGGCTGGTGGATGGTGAGCGACGCGGCTCACGGACGGGCCGGTGGTCCGCTGAGCGACAGGGCGAACCTGCCCCCGGTGTCCGTCCACCAGTGGTGCAGCTCCAGCCCGGCAGCGGCGAGTTCCGTACGGACCCCGTCCTGCCGGAACTTGGCGGACACCTCGGTCCGTACCTCCTCGCCCGCCGCGAACGGCACCACCAGATCCAGTTCGGGAATCTTCACGGTGACTGCCCGGCGTGCCCGCAGCCGCATCTCGATCCACTCGTTCTCCCGGTCCCAGAGCGCGACATGGGCGAAGCCGGCCGGATCGAAGTCGGCCCCCAGTTCACGGTTGATGACGCTCAGGACGTTCTTGTTGAACGCGGCGGTCACCCCGGCCGCGTCGTCGTAGGCAGTCACGAGGACCCGCTCGTCCTTCACCAGGTCGGTGCCGAGCAGCAGGCTGTCGCCGGGTTCCAGCAGATCCCGGACGGACCGCAGGAAGGCGGCCCGTTCGGCGGGCAGCAGATTGCCGATGGTGCCGCCGAGGAAGACGACGAGCCGCGGGCCGGGCGCCGCGGGCAGCGCCAGTTCGCGGGTGAAGTCCGCGATCAGCGCGTGCACGGCGAGGGTGGGACGCTCGGCGAGCAGCGCGTCGGCCGCGGCGGTGAGCGCGCTCCCGCTGACGTCCACCGGAACGTAGCTCTCCAGCTCCGGCAGCGCGTCGAGCAGATGCCGGGTCTTCTCCGAGGACCCCGAACCCAGCTCGATCAGGGTGCGTGCCCCGGTGGCCCGTGCGATCCCGTCGGCGCGGGCGAGCAGGATCTCCCGCTCCGCACGCGTCGGGTAGTACTCGGGCAGCGCGGTGATCTCCTCGAAGAGATCACTGCCACGGGCGTCGTAGAACCACTTGGGCGGCAGGGTCTTGGGCGCGCGCGTCAGGCCGTCGAGGACGTCGGCGCGCAGTGCGGCGTCCGTGGCGTCCTCGGGCAGGGTGCGGGTCAGCAGGAACGGACTCACGCCGTGGGCTCCTTGAGGGGGGTCAGCAGGACTTCGGTGCGGGTGGCCACCAGCAGGGTGCGGTCCGGTGCCTCGCGCCAGGCGGGATCGTCGTCGTACGGCTCGGACGCCACCACCGTGCGGTGACCGGGCTCCACGCGGTACCAGAGGGTGTCGCCCCACGCGGTGGCGGTGATCGCATCGCCGTCGGTCAGCAGCAGATTCAGCCGGGAAGCGGGCGCCGCCTCGGCGAGCTCCGTCACGGTGTCGGCGAGGGCCTGCCCCATCGGGTCCCCCTCGCGCAGCCGGTGCAGGACGAGCGCCCAGACCAGCGCGGAGTCGCAACGCGCCTCCAGGGCGAGCAGTTCGGCGACCGGGAGCGAAGCGGCGAGCGGAGCGGCGCTCGCGGGCCAGCCGCTGACCGCGCCGTTGTGACTGAACAGCCAGCGGCCCGCGGCGAACGGCGCCGCCGCGGCCTCCCCGTCGGCGCCCGCCCCGGTGGCGTCGCGCACCGCGGCGAGCAACGCCCGGCTGCGCACCACCCGGGCCAGATCGGCGAAGGAGAGGTCGCCCCAGATCGGCCCGGCGCGGCGGTAGCGGGCGGGGACCGGATCGTCCTGCGCGTACCACCCGACGCCGAATCCGTCCGCGTTGACCGTGCCGTGGCGCTGACGGCGTGGCTCCCAGGACTGGCGCAGCAGCGCGTGTCCGGGTTTCACGAGGACCTCGCCGAGTGGTTCCGCCGGTCCCAGACAGGCGATATGACGGCACATCAGGCATCCTTCGCGGTACGGAAACCGGAGAAGATCTGACGGCGCACCGGCAGGTCCCAGTTGCGGAAGGTGGCCCGGCAGGCCACCTCGCCCACGGCGAAGGCGCCGCCGCGCAGCACCTTGTGGTCCGGGCCGAAGAAGACTTCCGAGTACTCCCGGTAGGGGAAGGCGACGAAGCCGGGATAGGGCAGGAAGTCGCTGGACGTCCACTCCCACACGTCACCGATCAACTGGCGTGCGCCGGACGGTGCTCGGCCCTCCGGATAGCTTCCTGCCACGGCGGGGCCGAGGTGCCGCTGGCCGAGATTGGCCCGCTCGGGGGTCGGGTCGGCGTCGCCCCAGGGGTAGCGGTACGACGTGCCGGTCGCGGGGTCGTGCCGGGCGGCCTTCTCCCACTCCTCCTCGGACGGCAGCCGCCGCCCGGCCCAGCGGGCGTACGCGTCCGCCTCGTACCAACTCACGTGCAGCACCGGCTCGTCGAGCGGCACGGGCTCCACCGCGCCGAACCGCCGGCGCAGCCACTGGCCGCCCTCGCGGTGCCAGAAGAGCGGCGCGCCGAGCTCCTGCCCGCGGACCAGGTCCCAGCCCTTCGCCTGCCACCAGCGCTCCTCGCGGTACCCGCCGTCCTCGATGAAGTGCAGGAACGCGCCGTTGGTCACCGGGGTGGTGTCGATATGGAAGGCCGGTACCAGGCGCTGGTGCGCGGGCCGCTCGTTGTCCAGCGCCCACGGCTCCGTCGAGGTGCCCATGGTGAACGGGCCGCCGGGCACCAGGACTTCGCCGGGGAGCCCGGCGGCATCGGTGGACGGCGGCGGGGGAGCGGTGAGCGCGACCGGGCCCCGCCGCAGCTGATGGGTGATCAGCATGGTCTCGTCGTGCTGCTGTTCGTGCTGGGCGATCATGCCGAACGCGAAGGCCGCGTCGACCAGGGGACGGCCGTGCAACGGAGTGTTCTCCAGTACGTCGAGGACCCGGCCGCGTACGTCCGAGGCGTAGCGGCGCGCCTCGGCCGGGGGCAGCAGCGGCAGCGAGGGGCGGGTCGCCCGCGGGTGCTCGAAGGCGTCGTAGACCGAGTCGATCTCCGGGCGCATCGCCTCCCGGCCCGCGACCGCCCGCAGGAGCCACTGCTCCTCCTGGTTGGAGATGTGCGCCAGGTCCCAGACCAGCGGGGACATCAAAGGCGAGTGCTGGGCGGTGAGTTCATCGTCGTCGACACAGTCCGTCAGGGCGCTGGTACGGCTGCGCGCCGTGGTGAGCGCGTCCAGCGCGGTCCGGCGCAGCGCCGTCGGGTCGGCGGTCATCGGCAGTGTTCCTTCCCCTGGTCGGGATCGAGCAGGTCGTCGGCCGGGCAGCGGCCCCGTACGACATAGCGGTCGGCGAACGAGGCGACCGCGTCCTGCACCGCGACGCCGGCGCCGAGCCGGGGGAGTGCCTCCAGCGCGGCGTCGAAGCAGGCCGCGGCTGCCGCCCGCAGTTCCGGGTCGGCGAGTCCGGACCTGGCGGCGGTGACCCAGAGCGGATTGCAGGGGGCGGGAGCCCGACCTGCCGTCTCCGCGAGGGGTTTGACGGCCCGGTACACCGTCTCGGCCGCCGCCGGGTCGTCGAAGAGCGCGGTGGTCACCGCCAGCGGGACGATCCACCCGTCCTCACCGGACTGGGCGTCGATCATGCGCAGTTCGAGATGGCCACGGGGGCGTACCGGAGGGAACAGCGTGGTCAGGTGGTAGTCGAGGTCCTCGCGGGTCGGCGGCCGGGGCAGGCCCGTGCGCAGCCAGTCGCGGAACGACAGGTCCTCCGGCACCGGCCAGGGGCCCTGTTCGGCGCGGATGCACATCACCGGGGCATCCAGGACGTGCGCCGCCCAGGCCTCCCGCGGCTCCCGGTCGCCGGGCGGCGCCAGGGAGCGGACCGGGTCGAGATCCGCCCACTGGGACTGGCGGGTGGAGAGCCAGCCGGTGCGACGGCGCTGGCGGTGCGGGGAGTTGGCGAACGCGGCCACCAGCACCGCGCCCAGCAGATGGGCCAGCTGCCAGCGCCTGCCGTAGCCGAGCGGCCCCGGCTCCGCGTGCCCCGCGTCCAGACAGACCTGGATGGAAGCCGAACCGCACATCATGGCGCGGCCCGCGGTCCCGTTGCGGTCCAGGCAGATCTCCATCGCGTCGTACCGCGGCTCACGCAGCAGCCTGCGCGGAGGATGCCAGGGGTCCTGGCCCAGACCGGTCAGCACCAGGTCCGAGCCGCGCAACGAGGCGCGAACGGCGTCCAGATCCGCGGAGACGGACTCGATGCACTGTGTCAGGGAAGCGGCGGGAAGCGAGCTGAGCTCCAGCTGGCCGCCGGGTTCGAACGTGAGAGCCGAAGAGAGAGGCAGCGCCCGCACCGCGGTGTACGCCTGCTCGATCCGGGCCTCGGACAGAGGGATGTGTGGCCGGTACCGGTCGTGGACGAGCCATTCGAGTTCGACACCGACGGTCCGGGGCGGGCCCGTCTTGAAGCAGATACATCGAAGCAGATGCTCCGCGGCCGCTTCGGTGAGCAGGGGTGGGGGCATGATCGGCTCCTCGTTCCGAAGACACCTTCCGGCGTCCTCCGGTCGCCTTTCGGAGAACGCTCCGTTCCACCTAAGCCACTGTCGATCGTCCGCACAAGTGCGCCCCGGGAGACCGGATCGTTCACGGGTCCACGGTGCCCGACAGGGCCCCACCCGGCCACCCGGGTGCGGCCCTCGGTGCGATCACGCAGGTCAGCGCCAGCCGTAGCGCTCCCTGAGTCGTTCCACGACGGCGTCGAACCGCGGCCGGTCGAGCGCGCACGCCTCACGCCGCATTCCGTCCTCGTACACCCGCAGGACCCGGTCCAGGTCGACCCAGGACTCCCGGCCCTCGCGGTCCCAGGGCCCGGCCCCGATCGCCAGCCACTCCCGGTCGCGGTCGTGCGGCTTGCTGGAGAGGCGTACCGCGAGCAGGGTGCCGGCCTCCTCCCTGGCCACCACCAGGACCGGACGGTCCTTGCCGCGGCCGTCGTTCTCCTCGTACGGCACGAAGGTCCAGACGATCTCGCCGGGGTCGGGTGCGCCGTCACGGTCGGGGGCGTAGGAGGTCCGGACGGGGCCGATGTCGCGGGGCTCGGCCTCGGTCGTGGCGGTCGGGCCGGAGCTGCCCGGCAGGTCGGTGCGGTCAGCCTGATACGTAGTCATCCGGGTCACGTGAGAGCCTGGACGGACCACTCCGCGGGGCGGGACCTCCGACCGGGCTCCAGGCTCGGGCCATGCCCCTGCCGCGTACCTCCCGTCGGGCGCTCCGCCCGGTGTCCGCCCTGGTGTCCCTGCTGCTTGCCGCCCTGCCCGCGACCACGGCGCTCTCGCCCCCGCCGGACGCCCCGGCCGCCGGACCGGTACCCCGTACGGCGTCGGCCTGGCTCCCGTACTGGGACCGGGAGAACGCCTACCGGGACGCGCTGCGTCACGCCGGCCAACTGCACACCGTGAGCCCCTTCTGGTACAGGACCGCGGCGGCCGACCGCATCGAGGGCCACCCGGGCGCCGGTGACGCCCGGATCGTCGCGGGGCTGCACCGGGCCGGGATCGACGTGGTGCCCACCGTCATGGACATGGACACGATGAAGCCGGGCGAGCTGGCGGCGATCCTCACCACGCCCGGCCTGCGCTCGGCACAGATCAGCACGCTG from Streptomyces sp. NBC_01267 harbors:
- a CDS encoding type II toxin-antitoxin system PemK/MazF family toxin, with product MTTYQADRTDLPGSSGPTATTEAEPRDIGPVRTSYAPDRDGAPDPGEIVWTFVPYEENDGRGKDRPVLVVAREEAGTLLAVRLSSKPHDRDREWLAIGAGPWDREGRESWVDLDRVLRVYEDGMRREACALDRPRFDAVVERLRERYGWR
- the egtA gene encoding ergothioneine biosynthesis glutamate--cysteine ligase EgtA, giving the protein MPPPLLTEAAAEHLLRCICFKTGPPRTVGVELEWLVHDRYRPHIPLSEARIEQAYTAVRALPLSSALTFEPGGQLELSSLPAASLTQCIESVSADLDAVRASLRGSDLVLTGLGQDPWHPPRRLLREPRYDAMEICLDRNGTAGRAMMCGSASIQVCLDAGHAEPGPLGYGRRWQLAHLLGAVLVAAFANSPHRQRRRTGWLSTRQSQWADLDPVRSLAPPGDREPREAWAAHVLDAPVMCIRAEQGPWPVPEDLSFRDWLRTGLPRPPTREDLDYHLTTLFPPVRPRGHLELRMIDAQSGEDGWIVPLAVTTALFDDPAAAETVYRAVKPLAETAGRAPAPCNPLWVTAARSGLADPELRAAAAACFDAALEALPRLGAGVAVQDAVASFADRYVVRGRCPADDLLDPDQGKEHCR
- a CDS encoding extracellular solute-binding protein — encoded protein: MKNRLGLCCTVLLTATALSGCGYLPGTGGDTSTVTVWLMKGSASDGFIHDFTQQFESEHKDIKLDVRIQEWGGIGAKVTAALQSGDGPDLIEVGNTQVAMYAQSGGLRDLTLEAVRDLGSKDWLPGLADPGSINGAQFGIPWYAANRVVIYNKDLFKDAGITKPPRTRAEWIHDTGLLNQGGRQGIYLAGQDWYTLSGFIWDEGGELAEEAGGNYTGVLDSPAALRAMSFYKELQSLGDGPRNADEAHPQQADVFAGGDVAQIVAVPGTAQTILKKNPELKGKLGFFPIPGKTAARPAAVFTGGSDLIIPDKAHDGDAAVKVVEALAGKKWQTELARTMSYVPNKAGLAGVVQGEEGTAAMAAGAAHGRATPNSPRWAAVEADNPIKPYMTEVLTGQDPEAAAKKASKRLTDELVDR
- the egtC gene encoding ergothioneine biosynthesis protein EgtC; translated protein: MCRHIACLGPAEPLGEVLVKPGHALLRQSWEPRRQRHGTVNADGFGVGWYAQDDPVPARYRRAGPIWGDLSFADLARVVRSRALLAAVRDATGAGADGEAAAAPFAAGRWLFSHNGAVSGWPASAAPLAASLPVAELLALEARCDSALVWALVLHRLREGDPMGQALADTVTELAEAAPASRLNLLLTDGDAITATAWGDTLWYRVEPGHRTVVASEPYDDDPAWREAPDRTLLVATRTEVLLTPLKEPTA
- the egtD gene encoding L-histidine N(alpha)-methyltransferase, translating into MSPFLLTRTLPEDATDAALRADVLDGLTRAPKTLPPKWFYDARGSDLFEEITALPEYYPTRAEREILLARADGIARATGARTLIELGSGSSEKTRHLLDALPELESYVPVDVSGSALTAAADALLAERPTLAVHALIADFTRELALPAAPGPRLVVFLGGTIGNLLPAERAAFLRSVRDLLEPGDSLLLGTDLVKDERVLVTAYDDAAGVTAAFNKNVLSVINRELGADFDPAGFAHVALWDRENEWIEMRLRARRAVTVKIPELDLVVPFAAGEEVRTEVSAKFRQDGVRTELAAAGLELHHWWTDTGGRFALSLSGPPARP
- a CDS encoding MsnO8 family LLM class oxidoreductase, yielding MSSVISSTRFSVLDRSRTREGHDAPQALRDTVRFAQQAESLGYHRFWVSEHHSVPGVAGSAPTVLAAAVAAATSTIRVGTGGVMLPNHQPLVVAEQFGVLESLFPGRIDMGLGRSVGFTDGIRKALGHDRGDAEHFAAQVAELLGYFSGTQDVHPQVHAHPAEGLHLPAFILATGAGAQVAAAAGLPLVIAAVRGEDEMLRAVDGYRDAFRPSAWSERPYVVLSGTVAVASSTEEARRILLPEAWSTAYSRTHGAFPPLAPAEQIAGRRMTARERALFEKAQRGQLHGTEDEVADGLEKVLGRSGADEFLVTTSTYDRTAMLDSYRRLARITGRRTAPPATG
- the egtB gene encoding ergothioneine biosynthesis protein EgtB, whose amino-acid sequence is MTADPTALRRTALDALTTARSRTSALTDCVDDDELTAQHSPLMSPLVWDLAHISNQEEQWLLRAVAGREAMRPEIDSVYDAFEHPRATRPSLPLLPPAEARRYASDVRGRVLDVLENTPLHGRPLVDAAFAFGMIAQHEQQHDETMLITHQLRRGPVALTAPPPPSTDAAGLPGEVLVPGGPFTMGTSTEPWALDNERPAHQRLVPAFHIDTTPVTNGAFLHFIEDGGYREERWWQAKGWDLVRGQELGAPLFWHREGGQWLRRRFGAVEPVPLDEPVLHVSWYEADAYARWAGRRLPSEEEWEKAARHDPATGTSYRYPWGDADPTPERANLGQRHLGPAVAGSYPEGRAPSGARQLIGDVWEWTSSDFLPYPGFVAFPYREYSEVFFGPDHKVLRGGAFAVGEVACRATFRNWDLPVRRQIFSGFRTAKDA
- a CDS encoding 3-deoxy-7-phosphoheptulonate synthase; the protein is MHTATTAASSTGTSDTGDLRVTDFQRLVPPSALRDELPLGAERVALVRESRREVRDVLTGADDRLLLVVGPCSVHDPAAALEYARLLAAATAPLRGELCVVMRVYFEKPRTTLGWKGLINDPGLDGTHDVQRGLRLARQVLLDVLDTGLPVGCEFLEPTSPQYIADAVTWGAIGARTPESQVHRQLASGVSMPVGFKNATDGDVQSAVDGCRTAAGSHVFFGIDGDGHGSVVSTSGNPDCHVILRGGRGGPNYGPQDVREALALLDAAGMPGRLVVDASHANSGKDHVRQAEVVREIAARVAAGEQGIAGVMLESFLLAGRQEPGPLDTLVHGQSVTDACVGWEETERLLGELAAAVAERRAARG
- a CDS encoding dodecin; this encodes MSGNTYRVTEIVGTSHEGIDQAIRNGLGRASRTLRSLDWFEVTQVRGQIVDGQVEHYQVGLKVGFRLEDSE